One genomic region from Spirosoma sp. KCTC 42546 encodes:
- a CDS encoding NifU family protein — translation MNPTLNRPVSIFTEGSPNPNSMKFVVNFELVPTGLTFDYATPGDALLEGKASPLAVALFGFEFVRRVFISGNFVTVTKDDETDWDEVLFEVKLFLKEYFGEQKPVFSQRTMDTNTTKLDMDSETVQKIKAVLDQYIKPAVESDGGAISFYSFDEPSGTVKVLLQGSCSGCPSSTLTLKAGIENLLTRLVPEVKLVEAEGV, via the coding sequence ATGAATCCAACGCTAAACCGTCCCGTATCTATTTTTACGGAAGGCAGCCCTAACCCGAACTCCATGAAGTTCGTGGTTAATTTTGAACTTGTACCTACTGGGCTTACATTCGATTATGCTACACCGGGTGATGCCCTTCTTGAAGGGAAAGCATCACCTTTAGCCGTGGCGCTCTTCGGCTTTGAGTTTGTACGTCGTGTCTTTATTTCGGGAAATTTTGTAACCGTCACGAAAGATGATGAGACCGATTGGGACGAGGTTCTGTTTGAGGTCAAACTCTTCCTTAAAGAATATTTCGGTGAGCAGAAGCCTGTTTTCTCGCAGCGGACGATGGATACCAACACCACGAAACTGGATATGGATTCTGAAACCGTACAGAAAATAAAAGCGGTGCTGGATCAGTATATCAAACCCGCCGTTGAATCCGATGGAGGAGCTATTAGTTTCTATTCCTTCGATGAGCCCAGCGGCACCGTAAAAGTTCTTTTACAAGGATCTTGCAGCGGTTGTCCATCATCTACCCTTACCCTCAAAGCAGGCATTGAAAACCTTCTGACTCGTTTGGTGCCTGAAGTTAAATTAGTAGAGGCCGAAGGGGTATAA
- the trxB gene encoding thioredoxin-disulfide reductase has translation MTSEHVKCLIIGSGPAGYTAAIYASRANMKPVLYQGEQPGGQLTITTEVDNFPGYPNGVQGPQMMQDLEAQARRFGTDIRYGMITKVVFAEQPGPNNPHRALVDDKYEITADSVIISTGASAKWLGLPSEMRLNGRGVSACAVCDGFFFRGQDVAIVGAGDTAAEEASYLANLCRKVYMLVRRDEMRASQFMQQRVKTAHNIEILYNSATEEVLGDEDVTGVLVKNTVTGEERVLDVTGFFVAIGHKPNTDIFREFLDLDDNGYILTEKGSTRTNIPGVFACGDAQDNIYRQAVTAAGTGCMAALDAERYLVTLEMQGEEIVH, from the coding sequence ATGACTTCCGAACACGTTAAGTGCTTAATTATAGGTTCCGGCCCGGCCGGTTATACGGCTGCCATTTATGCCTCACGGGCGAATATGAAACCCGTACTCTATCAGGGAGAACAACCTGGTGGACAACTTACCATCACTACCGAAGTAGATAATTTCCCAGGATATCCCAACGGAGTTCAGGGTCCGCAAATGATGCAGGATCTGGAAGCCCAGGCCCGTCGATTTGGTACTGACATCCGCTATGGGATGATCACAAAAGTTGTGTTCGCTGAGCAGCCCGGTCCGAATAATCCCCACCGGGCTCTTGTTGACGACAAATACGAAATCACCGCCGATTCGGTCATTATTTCGACTGGTGCCTCCGCCAAATGGCTTGGCCTACCTTCCGAAATGCGACTCAATGGTCGGGGGGTATCTGCCTGTGCAGTCTGTGATGGCTTCTTTTTCAGAGGCCAGGATGTGGCCATCGTAGGCGCTGGTGATACAGCTGCCGAAGAAGCCAGCTATCTGGCCAACCTCTGCCGCAAAGTGTATATGCTGGTCCGGCGCGATGAAATGCGGGCGTCGCAGTTTATGCAACAGCGCGTCAAAACAGCCCATAACATCGAAATTTTGTATAACTCAGCAACCGAAGAAGTGTTGGGCGACGAAGATGTGACGGGTGTTCTGGTAAAGAATACCGTAACCGGTGAAGAACGCGTTTTAGACGTGACAGGATTTTTTGTGGCTATTGGTCACAAACCCAATACCGATATTTTCCGGGAATTCCTCGATCTGGATGACAATGGTTATATACTGACCGAGAAAGGAAGCACCCGAACCAATATACCCGGCGTATTTGCCTGCGGTGACGCACAGGATAACATCTACCGTCAGGCGGTTACAGCAGCTGGCACAGGCTGTATGGCAGCCCTCGACGCAGAACGTTATTTAGTCACGCTGGAAATGCAGGGCGAAGAAATTGTTCATTAA
- a CDS encoding OmpA family protein has product MANIVADTQIHGHSIKGEREERRKGTKELCSIVRLFLPLLPFLLSSLSSFSQDTKAKELYAQSIKLFGERKADEAIPYMEQAIKQDPNFTDAYLKLGQLYEFTKRYDPALAVYRNAIKLQPDSPASGAAYQSLSTTLLRLGRYGEALPYLEKYQTMFAPQSAQAKRIARQIETARFAQEAIQHPQAVDPKPLSSILQTTPSQYFPVLTADEQTLVFTALKPEGDEDLMTATFNGETWSPPTSLASNINTPENEGTASLSADGRTIVFTACQGRKGFGSCDLYASHKTGSDWSTPENLGPAINTRYYESQPALSADGRQLYFVSDRPGGKGRRDIWRSDLTTTGDWNEPVNLGEPINTPFNEASPFIHPNGQSLFFASEGHIGMGGYDLFVADNCASGWSSPTNLGYPINTSEDQASLFVSANGTRAYYSYEEQKDGVSQKSRLYTFDLPESLRERIKPVSYLKGIVTDAKTKKPLAANLELIDLKTNQVVSRVQTDSQTGQYTAVLPSGGEYALYVSQPGYLFKSLSFDFTQKTKGDAMSLTVPLEPALAGTSANETLNNLFFETGRYDLADKSKTELDHLSTFLQANPTFKVEISGHTDDKGDAAINLALSQKRAQAVVAYLAKAGVEASRIKAVGYGKTRPLVPNTTDENRRLNRRIDWKLL; this is encoded by the coding sequence ATGGCAAATATCGTTGCAGACACACAAATACATGGACATTCCATAAAGGGAGAAAGGGAGGAGAGGAGGAAAGGGACAAAGGAACTTTGTTCTATAGTTCGTCTTTTTCTCCCCCTCCTCCCTTTCCTCCTCTCCTCCCTTTCCTCCTTTTCACAGGATACGAAGGCTAAGGAACTTTACGCCCAATCCATCAAGCTATTTGGCGAACGGAAAGCAGATGAGGCTATTCCATATATGGAGCAGGCCATAAAACAGGATCCAAATTTTACGGATGCCTACCTCAAGCTCGGACAACTCTACGAATTCACGAAACGATACGATCCCGCTCTGGCCGTCTATCGGAATGCCATAAAACTCCAGCCCGACAGCCCCGCATCGGGAGCAGCCTATCAGTCGCTGAGCACTACCCTGCTTCGGCTAGGCCGGTACGGCGAAGCCCTCCCCTATCTCGAAAAATACCAGACGATGTTTGCCCCTCAATCGGCACAGGCAAAACGAATTGCCCGACAGATTGAAACGGCACGCTTTGCCCAGGAAGCCATACAACATCCCCAGGCCGTTGACCCCAAACCGCTTTCGTCCATATTGCAAACGACGCCTTCGCAATACTTTCCCGTACTAACTGCCGATGAGCAAACGCTGGTCTTTACAGCGCTGAAACCCGAAGGGGACGAAGATCTGATGACGGCCACCTTCAATGGTGAAACCTGGTCCCCTCCTACCTCACTTGCCAGCAACATCAACACACCCGAAAACGAAGGGACAGCCAGCCTCTCGGCCGATGGACGTACGATTGTATTTACGGCATGCCAGGGTCGTAAAGGATTCGGTAGCTGTGATTTGTATGCAAGTCATAAAACAGGTAGCGATTGGTCGACTCCAGAAAATCTAGGACCAGCGATCAATACACGTTATTATGAATCACAACCCGCCCTATCGGCAGATGGGCGCCAACTTTATTTTGTTTCTGACCGACCAGGCGGAAAAGGTCGGCGCGATATCTGGCGGAGTGATCTTACTACCACTGGGGATTGGAATGAACCTGTCAATCTGGGCGAACCGATTAATACCCCGTTTAACGAAGCATCACCCTTTATTCACCCCAATGGGCAAAGTTTGTTTTTTGCATCAGAGGGCCATATTGGTATGGGTGGTTACGATCTGTTTGTGGCCGACAATTGCGCATCCGGCTGGTCGTCACCAACAAATCTAGGTTATCCGATCAATACGTCGGAAGACCAGGCTTCGTTATTTGTATCAGCAAATGGAACACGAGCCTATTATTCCTACGAAGAACAGAAAGACGGTGTTTCGCAGAAATCACGGCTATACACCTTCGATTTGCCAGAATCGCTACGTGAACGAATTAAACCGGTGAGCTATCTGAAGGGAATTGTAACCGATGCCAAAACGAAAAAGCCGCTAGCAGCAAACCTTGAATTAATTGATCTAAAAACGAATCAGGTCGTTTCAAGGGTCCAGACCGATAGCCAAACGGGTCAATATACTGCCGTGCTGCCAAGTGGGGGTGAGTATGCCCTCTATGTGAGTCAACCTGGGTATCTGTTTAAAAGTCTATCCTTCGATTTTACCCAGAAAACTAAAGGTGATGCCATGTCCCTGACGGTTCCACTGGAACCAGCGTTGGCAGGCACATCGGCCAATGAAACTTTGAACAATCTGTTCTTTGAAACCGGTCGGTACGATCTGGCAGACAAGTCAAAGACCGAACTTGACCATCTATCTACTTTTTTACAGGCCAACCCAACGTTTAAAGTGGAGATTTCAGGGCATACTGACGACAAAGGTGATGCTGCTATTAATCTGGCGCTCTCACAAAAAAGGGCTCAGGCAGTTGTTGCCTATCTGGCCAAAGCAGGAGTTGAAGCCAGTCGTATCAAAGCGGTTGGTTATGGTAAAACCCGTCCCCTTGTTCCAAATACAACAGACGAAAACCGACGGCTCAACCGTCGTATCGACTGGAAATTACTTTGA
- a CDS encoding peptidoglycan DD-metalloendopeptidase family protein, whose product MRRTATQWLLAIGCLCITVTAQAQERGRFKNNLRIAPKNGSSPNAPVVEQPQKADDQFEQETTQLRFNNQFEPKKELNPVVSEDTSQLDQGETSVVEVIDSVLVGNEWVKIADYYAVWDSRTIDPYNINPLEFDETIDIKLYDPPANRFWSSPLEIGKMTSNFGYRWGRWHTGTDLDLETGTPIYSAFDGVVRVVGWDGNGYGRFVLVRHYNGLETLYGHMSKQTVEQGQLVKAGDQLGLGGSTGRSTGPHLHFETRYEGNPFSPLNIFSFPENTINSDHFLLTGSVWDYLRGGRSSSSESSSRPRLKRTVLHKVRSGETLSSIADRYGLSLSALKRKNHISGSRLRPGQKIRVH is encoded by the coding sequence ATGAGAAGAACCGCTACACAGTGGCTACTGGCCATTGGGTGCTTGTGCATTACCGTAACAGCACAGGCCCAGGAGCGCGGGAGATTTAAAAATAACCTGCGTATCGCGCCCAAAAACGGATCAAGTCCGAATGCCCCGGTCGTTGAACAGCCGCAAAAAGCGGACGACCAGTTTGAACAGGAAACAACTCAACTGCGCTTTAATAATCAGTTTGAGCCGAAAAAAGAATTAAACCCGGTTGTTAGCGAAGACACCAGCCAGCTCGATCAGGGTGAAACTAGTGTAGTTGAAGTCATAGACTCTGTGCTCGTTGGTAACGAATGGGTAAAGATTGCCGATTACTATGCCGTATGGGATTCCCGCACTATTGACCCCTATAATATCAACCCACTCGAATTTGACGAAACGATTGATATCAAGTTATATGATCCCCCTGCTAACCGTTTTTGGTCATCTCCACTGGAAATCGGCAAAATGACCTCTAATTTCGGGTATCGCTGGGGGCGCTGGCATACGGGTACCGACCTTGATCTTGAAACTGGTACGCCAATCTATTCGGCCTTCGATGGTGTTGTTCGAGTAGTGGGTTGGGATGGTAATGGGTACGGACGCTTCGTGCTGGTCCGCCACTATAATGGTCTCGAAACACTCTATGGACACATGTCCAAACAGACCGTGGAGCAGGGGCAACTGGTTAAAGCTGGTGACCAGCTTGGCCTGGGCGGTAGTACCGGCCGCAGTACAGGACCACACTTACACTTTGAGACGCGGTATGAGGGCAACCCATTCAGTCCATTGAATATCTTCTCATTTCCAGAAAACACGATTAACTCCGATCATTTTCTGCTAACAGGTTCTGTATGGGATTACCTGCGGGGTGGTCGTTCATCCTCCTCAGAATCAAGTTCAAGACCGCGATTAAAACGAACCGTATTACACAAGGTGCGGTCTGGTGAAACGCTCAGTTCTATTGCCGATCGGTACGGCCTATCGTTATCTGCGTTGAAGCGCAAAAACCATATTTCCGGTTCACGACTTCGTCCTGGGCAAAAAATACGTGTACACTAA
- the hisD gene encoding histidinol dehydrogenase, whose translation MNIIPFPSRAEWPALLARPVQSTQQIEAAVAPILAQVRAGGDGALLELAEKFDKIELSKSQLQVSPDELDEAEAQLSDGLKAAIRQAYQNIRLFHEGQKQPVEKIETMPGVLCWRKSVGIEKVGLYIPGGTAPLFSTVLMLGIPAQLAGCREVVLCTPSNHPAIYFAAKLVGVTKVFRIGGAQAIAAMAYGTESVPKVYKIFGPGNQYVTAAKMLVAKEGMAIDMPAGPSEVAVYADDSAIPAFVAADLLSQAEHGADSQVLLVSTSKKLLNSVNLTLSTQLSRLPRQAMATKALENSKMILLDNQADAIDLLNDYAAEHLILSIENAEEVADQIINAGSIFLGNYTPESAGDYASGTNHTLPTNGFARAYSGVSLDSFVKKITVQYITPEGLQNVGPVVEAMAEAESLDAHKRAVSLRLASLTEVNPA comes from the coding sequence ATGAATATCATCCCGTTTCCTTCCCGTGCTGAATGGCCTGCTTTGCTGGCTCGTCCTGTTCAGTCGACACAGCAGATCGAGGCTGCGGTGGCACCTATATTAGCGCAGGTTCGTGCTGGCGGAGATGGTGCGCTACTTGAGCTGGCGGAGAAATTCGATAAGATTGAGTTGAGCAAGAGTCAACTGCAAGTTAGCCCTGATGAACTTGACGAAGCCGAAGCGCAACTGAGCGATGGGCTAAAAGCGGCTATTCGGCAGGCGTATCAGAATATTCGCTTGTTTCATGAAGGACAAAAGCAGCCCGTCGAGAAAATCGAAACGATGCCGGGGGTACTGTGCTGGCGAAAAAGCGTAGGTATCGAAAAGGTAGGGCTTTATATTCCAGGCGGTACCGCTCCATTATTTAGTACGGTTTTAATGTTGGGTATTCCAGCGCAACTGGCGGGTTGCCGGGAAGTAGTGCTTTGTACACCGAGTAATCACCCCGCTATATACTTTGCCGCGAAACTAGTTGGTGTGACAAAGGTATTCCGCATTGGTGGAGCACAAGCCATTGCCGCTATGGCCTACGGAACAGAGTCGGTGCCGAAGGTGTATAAAATCTTCGGTCCGGGCAATCAATACGTGACAGCCGCCAAGATGTTAGTCGCAAAAGAAGGCATGGCCATTGATATGCCCGCTGGACCGAGTGAGGTAGCGGTGTATGCTGATGATTCTGCCATACCCGCCTTTGTCGCTGCCGATTTATTATCACAGGCAGAGCATGGGGCTGATAGTCAGGTGTTGTTGGTTTCAACTAGTAAAAAGCTACTTAACAGTGTTAACCTGACGTTAAGTACGCAACTAAGTCGACTTCCCCGGCAAGCAATGGCCACTAAAGCGTTGGAAAACAGTAAGATGATTTTGCTAGATAACCAAGCTGATGCCATCGACTTGTTAAACGACTATGCCGCCGAACACTTGATCCTGAGCATTGAAAACGCGGAAGAAGTAGCCGACCAAATTATCAACGCAGGTTCTATTTTTCTCGGAAACTACACGCCCGAATCCGCTGGCGATTATGCATCGGGTACCAACCACACGCTTCCTACTAATGGTTTCGCACGGGCATACAGTGGTGTATCCCTGGATAGTTTTGTGAAGAAAATTACGGTCCAGTACATTACGCCCGAAGGTTTACAGAACGTGGGTCCCGTGGTGGAAGCAATGGCCGAGGCCGAATCATTGGATGCGCATAAGCGAGCGGTAAGCCTACGACTAGCCAGTCTTACCGAAGTAAATCCGGCTTGA
- the hisG gene encoding ATP phosphoribosyltransferase, whose translation MSSVLRIALQKNGRLSEDSYQLFKECGIRFDYGTGKLKSVSSNFPAEFLFLRDDDIPGYVEDGVADLGIVGENVAVETGRPVTTIHKLGFSKCRLSIAVPRGVEWTGIQHLDGKNIATSYPNLLGKYLAEQGVRAEIHEISGSVEIAPSIGLAEAVCDIVSSGSTLLSNGLKEVETIFRSEAILIARPELDADKQSLVDKLLFRIKSVQAAKNNKYIVLNAPNHALDQITALLPGMKSPTVTPLATEGWSSVHSVLNENEFWENIEAIRAAGAEGILVIPIEKMIY comes from the coding sequence GTGTCTTCTGTATTACGAATTGCTCTGCAAAAAAACGGTCGGTTAAGCGAAGATTCATACCAGCTTTTCAAAGAATGTGGTATCCGCTTCGACTACGGCACCGGTAAGCTCAAGTCCGTTTCGTCGAACTTCCCCGCTGAATTCCTATTCCTGCGCGACGACGATATTCCTGGTTACGTTGAAGATGGCGTAGCCGATTTAGGTATCGTTGGCGAAAATGTTGCCGTTGAAACTGGTCGGCCAGTAACAACGATTCACAAACTGGGCTTTTCTAAGTGCCGTCTATCCATCGCTGTTCCGCGTGGTGTGGAGTGGACGGGCATTCAGCACCTGGACGGTAAAAATATTGCTACGTCTTATCCGAATTTATTAGGGAAATATCTTGCCGAGCAGGGCGTTCGGGCCGAGATTCATGAGATTAGTGGATCGGTTGAAATTGCACCCAGCATCGGGCTCGCTGAAGCCGTTTGCGATATTGTCAGTTCGGGAAGTACGTTACTGAGTAATGGGTTGAAGGAAGTTGAAACAATATTTCGTTCTGAAGCCATTCTCATTGCACGCCCTGAACTGGATGCGGATAAGCAGTCGTTGGTTGATAAACTCCTGTTCCGGATCAAATCGGTACAGGCGGCCAAAAACAACAAATACATTGTGTTAAACGCGCCGAATCATGCTCTCGACCAAATAACAGCCTTACTACCGGGTATGAAAAGCCCGACCGTAACCCCGTTGGCTACCGAAGGCTGGAGTTCGGTTCATTCGGTACTGAATGAAAATGAGTTCTGGGAAAACATTGAAGCCATCCGTGCCGCCGGTGCCGAAGGTATTCTGGTTATCCCGATTGAGAAAATGATTTATTAA
- the rplU gene encoding 50S ribosomal protein L21, with the protein MYAIVEIAGQQFKIQKGRHIYTHRLEGDVDAALASDKVKVLLVDNEGSISIGAPTVAGATVSAKIVEHLKGEKVIVFKKKRRKGYKKKNGHRQYLTKVMIEDITL; encoded by the coding sequence ATGTACGCAATCGTAGAGATCGCAGGGCAGCAATTCAAGATCCAAAAGGGTCGCCATATCTATACCCACCGGTTAGAAGGCGATGTGGACGCTGCACTTGCCTCCGACAAGGTGAAGGTTCTCCTTGTTGATAACGAAGGGAGCATTAGCATCGGTGCTCCAACTGTCGCAGGAGCGACGGTATCTGCTAAAATCGTCGAACACCTTAAAGGCGAAAAAGTTATCGTCTTCAAGAAGAAGCGTCGGAAAGGATACAAAAAGAAAAACGGCCACCGTCAGTATTTGACGAAGGTCATGATCGAAGACATAACTCTTTAA
- a CDS encoding 7-carboxy-7-deazaguanine synthase QueE: MLLDHNQQTSIKSAMSILPVMEAFYTLQGEGAHSGRAAYFIRLGGCDVGCFWCDVKESWDADAHPKLTINSIVDGALQYPGRMAVITGGEPLMHDLSELTSALQSAGFQTNIETSGVCQAVTGSWDWICFSPKKFKAPNPDIYNKANELKVIIYNQSDFAFAESFVPHLRPDCRLFLQTEWGRSNEMLPRIVEYVKDHPQWQISLQTHKYMDIP; this comes from the coding sequence ATGCTTTTGGACCACAATCAACAAACATCAATAAAATCGGCAATGTCTATCCTGCCCGTTATGGAAGCGTTTTACACACTTCAGGGCGAAGGGGCACATTCAGGTAGAGCAGCTTACTTTATCCGGCTCGGCGGCTGCGACGTAGGCTGCTTCTGGTGCGATGTCAAAGAATCGTGGGATGCTGATGCACATCCTAAACTAACAATTAATTCCATCGTTGACGGGGCATTACAGTATCCCGGACGGATGGCCGTCATTACAGGTGGAGAACCACTCATGCACGACCTTTCTGAGCTAACATCGGCTCTGCAATCAGCAGGTTTTCAGACCAATATAGAAACATCGGGTGTGTGCCAGGCAGTTACGGGTTCGTGGGATTGGATTTGCTTTTCACCAAAGAAATTTAAAGCGCCCAACCCCGACATTTACAATAAAGCGAACGAGCTTAAAGTTATTATCTACAACCAATCTGACTTTGCATTTGCCGAGTCGTTTGTGCCTCATTTACGACCCGATTGCAGGCTCTTTTTGCAAACCGAATGGGGTCGTTCCAATGAAATGCTACCTCGTATCGTTGAGTATGTAAAAGATCACCCGCAATGGCAAATATCGTTGCAGACACACAAATACATGGACATTCCATAA
- a CDS encoding aminotransferase class V-fold PLP-dependent enzyme produces the protein MLDLLSLRADTPGAQHVVHFNNAGASLMPKPVIDAITDHIALEAEIGGYEAADARKDAIRGFYTSTAELLNTTADNIAAMSSATDAYAQALSAIPFERGNVILTTINDYVSNQIAFLSLKKRFGVEVVRAADEPGNGVSVEDMAKKIKSLRPKLVAVTHVPTNSGLVQPVEAIGQLCRENDVLYLVDACQSVGQLPVDVTQIRCDFLTATCRKFLRGPRGTGFLYVSDKALSMNLAPLFIDLHGASWESADTFQPIKTALRFENWEFPYALVLGAAEANRYALNVGIETIAKRNEELCGMLRSQLSKVPGVRLLDEGQRLASIITLFSDRKSAADLKLALKAEHINTSLSPHGAAILDFDQKGMKTTALRISPHYFNTEDEINTLVDTLKNSFK, from the coding sequence ATGCTTGATCTCCTTTCCCTCCGCGCCGATACCCCCGGTGCTCAGCACGTCGTTCATTTTAATAATGCCGGAGCATCGCTGATGCCGAAGCCGGTTATCGACGCGATTACGGATCACATCGCACTGGAAGCCGAAATTGGTGGATACGAAGCCGCCGACGCTCGCAAAGACGCCATTCGAGGTTTTTATACGTCTACCGCTGAACTGCTGAATACAACCGCCGACAATATTGCGGCAATGTCCAGTGCAACAGATGCTTACGCGCAGGCCTTGTCCGCAATTCCGTTTGAGCGGGGTAATGTTATCCTGACGACAATCAACGATTATGTCTCCAATCAGATCGCGTTCCTTTCCCTGAAAAAGCGGTTTGGCGTTGAAGTTGTTCGAGCTGCGGATGAACCGGGAAATGGCGTTTCGGTCGAGGACATGGCGAAGAAGATTAAGTCATTACGCCCGAAACTGGTTGCCGTGACCCATGTGCCAACTAACTCAGGGTTGGTTCAGCCGGTCGAAGCGATTGGTCAGCTTTGCCGGGAGAATGACGTATTGTATCTGGTTGATGCCTGCCAGTCGGTGGGGCAATTGCCTGTAGATGTGACTCAGATTCGCTGTGATTTTCTGACGGCGACCTGCCGAAAATTCCTGCGGGGACCGCGTGGGACGGGGTTTCTATACGTTTCCGATAAGGCTCTATCCATGAATCTGGCCCCCCTGTTTATCGACCTGCATGGGGCTAGCTGGGAATCGGCGGATACGTTTCAACCGATAAAAACCGCCCTCCGGTTTGAAAACTGGGAATTCCCCTACGCTCTGGTTCTAGGAGCTGCCGAAGCCAATCGATATGCCCTGAACGTAGGCATTGAAACTATTGCAAAACGAAATGAGGAACTATGCGGCATGTTACGTAGTCAACTAAGCAAGGTGCCGGGCGTTCGTTTATTGGATGAAGGCCAGCGGTTGGCCAGCATCATAACGTTGTTTAGCGACCGTAAATCGGCTGCCGATCTTAAACTGGCGTTGAAAGCCGAGCATATTAATACCTCACTCAGTCCACATGGAGCGGCAATTCTGGATTTTGATCAAAAGGGCATGAAAACGACCGCGCTACGTATTTCGCCCCACTATTTTAATACCGAAGATGAGATCAATACGTTGGTTGACACCCTGAAAAATAGCTTCAAATGA
- a CDS encoding type II toxin-antitoxin system VapC family toxin produces the protein MILDSNILIYSLEPGYDSLRIYLAQQEELPFISLITKLEVLGFYRLQAKHKIELERFLTTAFVLPITDNIITEAIRLRQQRKRSIGDSIIAATGLIYNQPVLTNNVADFTDVDGLTVISLASVL, from the coding sequence ATGATTCTAGACAGTAATATACTTATTTATTCCCTTGAACCTGGATATGACTCATTGCGCATATACCTGGCTCAGCAGGAAGAGTTGCCTTTTATTTCATTAATTACCAAGCTGGAAGTATTAGGTTTTTATCGTCTTCAAGCCAAACATAAGATTGAATTAGAGCGTTTTTTGACTACTGCGTTTGTATTGCCTATCACAGATAATATTATCACTGAAGCCATTCGACTACGTCAGCAACGCAAACGCTCGATTGGCGATTCAATTATTGCGGCTACAGGACTGATCTATAATCAACCAGTCCTGACAAATAATGTGGCCGATTTTACCGATGTTGATGGCTTGACGGTTATTTCGCTGGCGTCGGTTTTATAG
- the rpmA gene encoding 50S ribosomal protein L27, producing the protein MAHKKGVGSSKNGRDSHSKRLGVKLFGGQSAIAGNIIVRQRGTKHHPGKNVGLGKDYTLFALVAGTVKFRPGRDSRSYVDIIPAGPSAVETAPVAEVAVA; encoded by the coding sequence ATGGCACACAAGAAAGGTGTAGGTAGTTCCAAAAACGGCCGCGATTCGCACAGCAAGCGGCTGGGTGTTAAGTTATTCGGCGGTCAATCGGCCATTGCCGGCAATATCATCGTCCGCCAGCGCGGTACAAAACACCATCCTGGCAAAAACGTTGGACTGGGCAAAGATTATACACTATTTGCTCTGGTAGCAGGTACCGTGAAATTCCGTCCAGGTCGCGATAGCCGCTCGTATGTAGATATCATTCCAGCTGGCCCGTCGGCAGTTGAAACTGCTCCTGTAGCTGAAGTAGCTGTAGCCTAG